The following DNA comes from Microbacterium wangchenii.
CCGTGGCTGGTCGCGGCCGGTGCGGCGGCGGGGGCGGCCACGGCGGTGAAGTGGTCGGGGCTGTACGTTCTGGCCGCCATCGGCCTGTACGCGGTGGTGACCGACGCGCTCGCCCGCCGCCGCGCCGGCATCCGGATGTGGCCTGCCGACGCGGCGCTGCGGCAGGGGCCGGCATCGTTCCTGCTCCTGGTCCCCATCGCCGCGGTCGTGTACGTGGCGTCGTGGACCGGCTGGCTCGCCAGCGACGGCGGCTACTCGCGGCACGCCGTGGACGCCGCTCCTGCGACCGGGGTGTGGGCATGGGTGCCGCTGGCACTGCAGAACCTGTGGGCCTACCACCAGTCCATCTACGCATTCCACGTCGGGCTCACCACCCCGCACGGGTACGCGAGCCCCGCGTGGCAGTGGCCCCTGCTGGTGCGGCCGACCTCGATGCACTGGCAGCAGGATGCCGCCGGCACCGCCGGCTGCGCACTGCCGGCGGGATGCACCGAGTCCATCTCGAGCCTGCCCAACCCCGTCGCCTGGTGGGCGGGCGTGGCCGCGGTCGTCTTCCTCGCCGTGCGCTTCGTTGTGGCGCGGGACTGGCGCTACGCGTTCGTCCTGACCGGCCTGGCCGCCACCTACGGACCGTGGCTGCTGTACCCCGACCGCACGATCTTCCAGTTCTACACGGTCGTGATGGTGCCCTTCCTCCTGTTCGCACTGACCTTCGCGCTGCGGGAGATCGCCGGACCGCCCACGGCTCCCCTGCCCCGTCGGCTCAGCGGGCAGCGCGTGGTCGTGGTCTTCCTCGTCGTGGTGACGCTCGTCTCGGCCTTCTGGTATCCGGTGTGGACGGGTCTGCCGGTGCCCTACCAGTTCTGGCAGCTGCACAACTGGATGATCACGTGGATCTAGCCGAGGTCCTCCGGATCGCTCACGGGGAGCCGGCACGCGAACCCGCGGCAGTCGTACGCGGTGGCGCGACCCTCCAGCGCGGTCTTCCCCTCGAACAGCGACAGCCCCGCCGCCGCGAGGGACTCGGCCTGCTCGGGCGAGATCAGCGCGAGGATGTCGACGCGGACGCGACGGGCGCGCTGCGCCAGCGGTGACCCCGGGTCGCCGACCACGACGAGCTGGTGAGGCGCCTCGGCCAGCCCGGCGGCGACTTCCAGCAGCGCGCCGTGCGCGACGGGGGCCGCGAGGGCGGCGGGGGCGGCGGCCTGGACGAGCGTGAGGGCGACGGAGCGGTAGCGCTCGCCGGCGCCGGCCTGCCACAGCGCGAGCGCCGCGGCGGCGAGCGCCGACGGCCCCGAGGGAGCGGCACCGTCGCTCGGAACGCCGGCGGCCTGCACCCCCTGCGCCACGAGCACCGGATCCCCGCCGCCGGGGACGACGATCGTGCCGTCCTCACCCACGCACGCGTCGACGAGTTCGCGGGCGCGCACGGCGTACGCCGGCTCTCCCGTCGCCAGCGCGAGGGACAGCAGGCCGCGCGCGAGGCCGCCGTAGTCTTCAAGGGTGGCCGGGGCGGAGGAGACGATCTCATCCAGCGACGCACGGCGCAGCATCCCGTCGGGGCCGACGTTGGTCTCCAGCACCGCGTCCGCCGCCCACCGCGCGGCCTCCAGGAGCCGCTCGTCGCCGAGCACCGTGCCGGCGCGGGCCAGTGCGGCGATCGCGTGCCCGTTCCACCCGGTGACGATCTTGCCGTCCAGCGCCGGGGGCTGCAGCCCTGCGCGACCCTGGGCATCGCGGGCGTAGTAGCCCCCCTCGCTGCGGGCGCCGTCGATGATCGACTCGGAGTCCTGTGCGGCGGCGATCCCGCCGCTGGGCTGCTGCAGGACCTCGACGAGGAACCGCGCCGCGTCACGTGCGATGTCCTCCTCCCCCGCATCCAGGGCCGCATCGATGAGCCCGGCGTTGTCGGTGAGCATGCGCTCGTAGTGCGGCACCGTCCAGTCGCGGCGGGTCGCGTAGCGGAAGAAGCCGCCGTCCACGGGGTCGTGCAGCTCGGAGGCGGCCATCGCCCGCAGCGCCCGGCGCGCCACGTCCGCCGACTCCGGAGCGGCCTCGGCGAGCGCCTCGCACGCGAGGAAGCGCAGCACCGGGACGTTGGGGAACTTCGGCGTCTCCATCCCCAGGCCCGCGGCGAATCCGCCGAACTCGCGATCCTCGGCGGCGACGAGCCCGCGTGCGGCGGCGGCGAGCTCCGCCAGCGACGGCGGCGCGTCGGCGCCGGGCGTCGCGGCCTCGGCGATCGCCTGGCGCAGGGCCTCGCCGGTGCGCTCGACCTCGCCGCGCCGCTGCGTCCACGCCTCGCGCACCGCGGCGAGCACGTCACGGAAGGCCGGCATCCCCCCGCGCGCCTCGTCCGGCCAGTACGTCCCCGCGTAGAACACCGCGCCGCCGGGAGTGGTGAACACCGTCAGCGGCCAGCCGAGGTTGCGCGTGAACGCCGACGCGGCGTCGAGGTACGCGGCATCCACGTCGGGATGCTCCTCACGGTCGACCTTGATCGCCACGAATCCGTCGTTGATGATCGCGGCGGTCGCGTCGTCGGCGAAGGACTCCCGCGCCATGACGTGGCACCAGTGGCACGTGGAGTACCCGATCGACACGAGCACCGGCACGTCGCGGCGCTGCGCCTCGGCGAACGCCTCCGGGCCCCACGGGTACCACGCGACCGGGTTGGTCGCGTGGAGCCGCAGGTAGGGGCTGGAGGCGTTCGCGAGGCGGTTCAGCTCAGTTCACCTCATCCGGGTGCGACGCGACGCGGCCCGACCCGTCCTGCGGGTCGATGGAGTCGATCGCGGCCATCTCTGCGTCGCTGAGCTCGAAGTCGAAGATGTCGAAGTTCTCCTCCAGGCGCTCGCGGCGCACCGACTTGGGGAAGACGATGAACCCGCGCTGGATGTGCCAGCGCAGCACCGCCTGGGCGGGCGTCTTGCCGTGCGCGGCGGCGGCCTCGGCGACGGCGCGGATGCCGAACAGGTCGTACTTGCCCTGCCCGAGCGGCCCCCACGACTCGATGTGCATGTCGTGCGCCGCGCCCCACTCGACGATGTCGCTGCGCGAGTAGGCCGGGTGCAGCTCGATCTGGTCGACGACGGGGGTGACGCCGGTGGCCTCGACGATGCGGTCCAGGTGGGGCACGAGGAAGTTCGAGACGCCGATGGAGCGCGTGTGCCCCGCATCCCGGATCTCGATCATCTTCTCCCACGCGTGGAGGTAGTTGTCCTTCGCCGGGGTGGGCCAGTGGATGAGGTAGAGGTCCACCTGCTCCAGGCCGAGCTTCTCCAGGCTCTCGGCGATGGCCGCGTGCGGCTCTTCGCCGTCGTGGCGGTCGTTCCAGAGCTTCGTGGTGATGAACAGCTCGTCGCGCGGGATCCCGCTGGCGGCGATCGCCGCGCCCACGCCCTTCTCGTTGCCGTAGATCGCGGCGGTGTCGATGTGGCGGTATCCCACCTCGAGTGCTTCGGTGACCGCCCGCTCGGTGTCATCCGGCGGAACCAGGAAGACACCGTAGCCGAGCTGGGGGATGCTGTTGCCGTCGTTGAGCGCAACCATGGGAATCGTCATGCCCTCAGCCTAGGAGCCGCGCCCGCCGCCGCGAGCGGGGGTTGACGTCACCCCCGCAGGCGAGGCATCACATTCCGACTGAGACACCGGGCGACGCATGGCGTCTCAGCCGGAATGTGGTGTCTCGGGATGCGGCGGGCAGGGCGGGGCGGCGGCGGGATACGATCGAAGGCTGTGTCCTCGCCCGAACCCGTGATCGCGTACCCGCCGGAGCTGCCCGTCAGCGCCGCCCGGGAGGAGATCGCGCGCGCCATTCGGGACCACCAGGTCGTGATCGTGGCCGGTGCGACCGGCTCGGGCAAGACGACGCAGCTGCCGAAGATCTGCCTCGAGCTCGGCCGCACGCACATCGCGCACACGCAGCCGCGCCGGATCGCCGCGCGCACGATCGCCGAGCGGATCGCCGAGGAGATGCAGGTGCCGCTGGGCACCACGGTGGGTTACAAGGTGCGCTTCACCGACAACGTCTCCGCCGACACGCGCGTCGCGCTCGTGACCGACGGGATCCTGCTCAACGAGATCCACCGCGACCGGCTGCTGCGCCGCTACGACACGATCATCATCGACGAGGCCCACGAGCGCTCGCTCAACATCGACTTCCTCCTCGGCTACCTCCGCCGCATCCTGCCCGAGCGGCCCGACCTCAAGGTTCTCGTGACGTCGGCGACGATCGACCCGCAGAGCTTCGCGACGCACTTCGCGGATGCGGCAGGCGCTCCGGCGCCCATCGTGGAGGTGTCCGGCCGCACCTACCCCGTCGACATCCGCTACCGCCCGCTCGTGCCGGAGGGCGCGGCCGAGGACGACGCGGACGAGGTGGGCGGCATCGTCACGGCGCTGCGCGAGCTCGACCGCGAGCCGCCCGGCGACGTGCTGGTGTTCCTCCCCGGCGAGGCGGACATCCGCGACGCCGCCGACGCCGTGCGCGGCGCGTACGCCAAGGACGCCGCGCCCACCGAGGTGCTCCCCCTGTACGGACGCCTGTCCGCCGCCGAGCAGCACCGCGTGTTCGAGCCGTCCCGCGTGGCGGGTGTGCGGCGGCGGGTGATCCTGGCCACCAACGTCGCCGAGACGAGCCTGACCGTCCCCGGCATCCGGTACGTCGTCGACACCGGCACGGCGCGGATCTCGCGGTACAGCGCCCGCTCGAAGATCCAGCGTCTGCCGATCGAGGCGGTCTCGCAGGCCTCCGCGCAGCAGCGCTCGGGTCGCGCCGGCCGCACCGCCCCGGGCGTGGCGATCCGCCTGTACTCGGAGGAGGACTTCACCCGGCGGCCGGAGTACACCGAGCCGGAGATCCTGCGCACGTCGCTCGCGTCGGTTCTGCTGCAGATGCTTGCGCTCGGTTTCGGCGACATCGCAGCCTTCCCCTTCCTCACGAAGCCCGATTCCCGCGGGGTGAAGGCCGCGAGCGATCTGCTGACCGAGCTCGGCGCCATCACCGTGGGCCGCAGCGGCGAGAGCCCGCGACTGACGAGAATCGGCCGCGAGATCGCACGCCTGCCGATAGACCCCCGCTTCGCCCGGATGCTGCTGGAAGCCCGCGACAACGGCACCCTCGGCGAGGTGCTGCCCATCGTCGCGGGATTGTCGATCCAGGACGTGCGCGAACGGCCGGAGGAGCGCCGGGAGGAGGCCGACCGCCTGCACGCGCGGTTCACCGACCCCACGAGCGACTTCCTCACCCTGCTGAACCTGTGGAACCACCTGCAGGAGAAGCAGGCCGAGCTCGGCTCCAGCGCCTTCCGGCGCCTGTGCCGCAGCGAATTCCTCAACTACGTCCGCGTGCGCGAGTGGGTGGACGTGCACCGGCAGCTGCGCAGCGTGCTCGGGGGGCCGCGCTCCTCGCGCGAGGCCGGGCCGGACGGGCACGAGGCCGGGGACGCCATCCACCGGGCGATCCTCGCCGGGCTGCTGTCGCAGATCGGCATCCTCGACGCGCGCACCGCGAACCCGCCGAAAGACCGCCGCACGCCGAAGTCGCCCGGCGACGGCCGCCCGAGCAAGGGCGAGTACATCGGAGCGCGGGGCGCGCGCTTCGCGATCTTCCCCGGCTCGGGCCTGCGGAAGAAGCGGCCGCACGCGGTGATGGCCGCCGAACTCGTGGAGACCTCGCGTCTGTTCGCCCGCACCGTGGCCGCGATCGATCCCGCGTGGGCTGAGGACCTCGCCGGCGACCTCGCCAAGCGGTCGCTCAGCGACCCGCACTGGTCCAAGAGCGCCGGCGCCGCCTCGGCCTACGAGAAGATCACGCTGTTCGGCGTGGAGATCGTGCCGCGCCGGCGCGTGCAGCTGGCCCGCTTCGACCGGCCGCTCGCGCGCGAGATGTTCCTGCGCCACGCGCTCGTCGAGGGCGAGTGGGATGCGGCGGCCCTGGACAAGCGGCTCACGGCGTTCCTGCGCCGCAACGCCGAGCAGCGCCGGCGGCTGGAGAAGATCGAGGAGCGCGAGCGCCGCCGCGACATCCTCGTCGGCGACGAAGCGGTGTTCGCGTTCTACGACGCCCGCGTCCCCGCCGACGTCTTCGACGTGCGCTCGTTCGAGCGGTGGTGGCGCGACGCCGCCGCACGGACCCCGCACCTGCTCGATCTCACGGAGGCCGACCTCACCGGCGACGCCGCGCGCGCCGACGACCGCGGCTTCCCCTCCCGGTGGCGCCAGGGCGATCAGACCCTGTCGCTGTCGTACCGCTTCGAGCCTGGCGCCCCCGACGACGGCCTCACGGTGCTCGTGCCGCTGGCACTCCTGGCCCAGCTGCGGCCGGACGGATTCGACTGGCAGGTGCCCGGGCTGCGCGACCAGCTCGTGACGGCGCTGCTGCGCGCCCTGCCCAAGGCGATCCGCCGCAACGTCGTGCCCGCCGCCGATTGGGCCGAGAGGTTCTCGGCCGAGCTGGTCGGCCGCGGGCCCGAGGACACCGACGGGCTCCCCGCGATGAGCCTGGTGGAAGCCCTCGCCACGCAGGTGCAGCGGGTCGCGAACCAGCCGGTGCGCGCGACCGACTTCGACCTCGAACGCGTGCCCAGCCACCTGCTGCCCACCTTCCGCGCCGTCGACGCGCGCGGACGCACCGCCGGCACCGACCGCGACCTCGCCGCCCTCCAGGCGCGCCTGGCCGACCGCGCCCGCTCCAGCGTCGCCGCGACGATCGAGCGGAGCTCGGCGCGGGTCGCGGCGGCGACCGCGCCGGGGTCTGCGGCCGCCTTCCCCGCACGCACCGGTGTGACGGACTGGGACTTCGGTGACCTCCCCGACGTCGTGGACACCCGGGTGGCCGGAGGCGTCGTGCGCGGCTACCCCGCCGTCGTCGACGAGGGCGCGAGCGTGTCGCTGCGGTTGGAGGCGACACCCGCGGATGCGGCGCGCCTCACCCGCGCGGGCGTGCGACGCCTGCTCCTCCTGGCCGTCGCCTCCCCCGCCCCCTATGTGCTGGAGCACCTCACCTCGACGGAGAAGCTCGCCCTCGCCGCATCCCCGTATCCGAACGCGAAGGCGCTCATCGAGGACGCCCGGGGAGCTGTGGCCGATGCGGTGCTCGAGCGCGAGGCGGGCGTCCGCACGCGCGCGGCCTTCGAGGCGGTGCGGGATCGCCTGTCGGCCGTCGTGGTGGACGACACCTTCGCCGCGGTGTCGCTCGCGGCCCGTGTGCTCACGGCGGCCCGGGAGGTGGACCGCGCGCTGAAGGGGCAGACCTCGATGGCGCTCCTGGGCGCGCTCGGCGACGTGCGGGCGCAGCTGGGCGGATTGGTCTTCCCCGGTTTCGTCTCCGCGATCGGCCTCGCGCGCCTCGCCCACGTACCGCGGTACCTCGCCGGGGCGCTGGAGCGGCTGCAGAGTCTCCCCGACAACCCGGGACGCGACCGCCAGCGGCAGAACGAGTACGAACGCGCCGCCGCGGCCTACACCGAAGCCGGCGGGACGATCCCGCCCGCCCCCGGCGCCCCCGCGGGCCTCGTGCATGCGCGGTGGCTGCTGGAAGAGCTGCGCGTGAGCCTGTTCGCGCAGCGCCTGGGCACCGCCGAGGCGGTCTCCCCGCAGCGGATCGCGAAGGCCCTGCGCGAGGCGGGGACCCCGGCCGCGCGCGGGTAGGCTCGGCGGCGGAAAGGGGACGCCATGCCGCACGCCGTCGTGTACACCGAGTTCGGAGCACCGGAGGTGCTGCGGATGGTCGAGATCCCCTCGGGCCGGCCGGGCCCCGGCCAGCTGCGGATCCGCGTCGAAGCCGCCGGGGTCAACCCCGTCGACGCGAAGCTGCGCTCGGGTCGCCGTGCGAGCCCGCCCATCCACGAGCCGCGCCGGACCGGGGCGGACGGCGCGGGCGTCGTGGTCGAGGTCGGCCCCGAGGTCGACGGTTTCCGCCCCGGCCTGCCGGTGGCCGTCTTCGACACCCTCGGCACGTATGCCGACGAGATCATCGTGCCCGCCCCATCCGTCGTCCCCCGCCCGCCCTCGGTGAGTGCGGCGCAGGCGGCGGCGCTCGGGGTCCCCGCCGGGACCGCCTATCAGTCGCTGCGGTCGCTGCGGGTGGGCCCCGGCGACACCCTCCTCGTCCACGGCGGATCCGGCGCGGTGGGCCGCGCCGCCGTGCAGTACGCCGTGCTGTGGGGCGCGCGCGTGATCGCGACCTCCTCGGACCGGCGCGCGCCGGGCGTACGGGAGCTGGGCGCGACGACGGTGCCCTACGGCGAGGGGCTCACCGACCGCGTGCGGGATGCGGCGCCGGAGGGGATCACGGCGGCGCTGGACTGCGTCGGCACCGACGAGGCCGTGCAGACCCCGCTGGAGCTCGTCGCCGACCGCTCGCGCATCGTGACGCTCGTCCGCGGGGCCGACGCCGACGAGCTCGGGATCCGGGCGTTCCGCGGCGGCAGCCCGCGTCCGCTGACCGCCCAGGAGGCCGCGTGGCGGCGCGAGGCGATCCCCGTGACGCTCGGCCTCGTGGCCGCCGGCGCGTTCTCGGTCGAGCTCGGCCCCGCCCTGCCGCTGTCCGATGCCCCCGACGCCCAGCGCATGGTCGCCGAGGGCACCGACGGGAAGATCGTCCTGCTGCCCTGACCGGGCTCAGTTGCCGGAGCGGCGCTTGTTGTAGACGTCGAAGGCGACGGCCAGCAGCAGCACGAGACCCTTCACGGCCTGCTGCCAGTCGATGCCGATGCCCAGGATCGACATGCCGTTGTTGAGCACGCCGATGATGAGGCCACCGATGATCGCGCCGCCGATCGTGCCGACGCCGCCCTGCACCGCGGCCCCGCCGATGAACGCGGCAGAGATGGCCTCGAGCTCGAACCCGTCGCCGGCCTTCGGGCCGGCGAGGTTGAGTCGCGCGGTGAAGATGAGGCCGGCCAGCGCCGCGAGGAAGCCCATGTTGACGAACAGCCAGAAGTCCACGCGCCGCGTCTTGATGCCCGACAGCTCGGCCGCGTGCCGGTTGCCGCCCATGGCGTAGATGTGACGGCCGAACACCGTGCGGTTCATGACGATCCCATAGATCATCACGAGAGCGGCCAGCACGATGAGGGTCACGGGGATGCCCTTGTACGACGCGAGTGAGTAGGTGAAGAACGCGATGGCCGCGGCCACGAGCACGAGCTTGCCGATGACCCATACGAGGGGCTCGACCTCCTGGCCGTACTTGGCGCGGCCCGCGCGCGTACGCAGCTGCTGGACGACGAGGGCCACGATGGCCACCGCCCCGATGGCGAGGGTGAAGAGGTCTGGTTCGGTCTCGCCGAACAACCCCGACAGGAATCCGTTCCCCAGTGCCCGGTACTCGGTCGGGAACGACCCGATGTTGGCGTTGCCCAGGACGACGAGGGCGAGACCCCGGAAGATCAGCATGCCGGCGAGGGTCACGATGAACGCGGGTATCCCGACGTAGGCGATCCAGAACCCCTGCCACGCACCCACGAGGGCGCCGATGAGGAGGGACAGCAGGATGGCCAGCCACCACGGCATCCCCATCTTCACCGCGAACACGCCCGACAGCGCGCCGACGAAGGCCGCGACCGATCCCACCGACAGGTCGATGTGACCGGCGATGATGACCATCACCATGCCGATGGCCAGCACGAGGATGTAGCCGTTCTGGACCACCAGGTTGGAGATGTTCTGCGGCCGCAGGAGGATGCCGTCGGTCAGGATCGCGAACAGCGCCACGACCGCGATGAGCGCGATGAAGATGCCGTTGCGGCCGAGGTCGGTGAGCAGGTGCGTGAACCACCGTGTGAACCGGTTCTCGGGCGGGTTGATGTTCGCGCCGACGGCCTCGGTGGGGGTGCTGTTGGTGAGTGTCATTTCGCTTCTCCCGGAACGCCCGTCAGCGGGGGTTCTCCATGGTCATGAGCTTGAGGACGGATTCGGGCGTGGCCTCGTCGATGGGCAGCTCGCCGGTGATCCGCCCCTCCGACAGCGCGTACACGCGGTCGGAGATGCCGAGCAGTTCGGGCAGCTCGGAGGAGATCACGATGATGCCTTTGCCCTCGGCCGCCAGCCGGTTGATGATCGTGTAGATCTCGTACTTCGCGCCCACGTCGATACCGCGCGTGGGTTCGTCCAGGATCAGCACGTCGGGGTCGGAGTAGATCCACTTCGACAGCACGACCTTCTGCTGGTTGCCGCCGGAGAGCTTGCCGGTTCTGGCCAGGACGCTGGGCGCCTTGATGTTCAGGTCGCGCCGGTACTCGTTCGCGACGCGGAACTCCTCGTTGTCGTTGACGAGCCCGCCTTTCTCGAGCTTGCGCAGCGATGCCATCGAGATGTTGCGCTTGATGTCTTCGATGAGGTTCAGGCCGTAGGTCTTGCGGTCCTCGGTGGCGTACGCGAGACCGTGGTCGATGGCCTCGGACACCGTGCGGGTCTTGATCTCCTTGCCGCGCATGAACACCCGGCCGGAGATGCGCGTGCCGTAGCTGCGGCCGAACAGGCTCATCGCGAACTCGGTGCGGCCGGCACCCATGAGCCCGGCGATCCCGACGATCTCCCCCGCCCGGACGGTGAGGGACACCTTGTCGACGATCACGCGGGACGGGTCCTGCGGATGGTGGGCCGTCCAGTCCTCCACGCGCAGCAGCTCCTCGCCGATCTGCGGTTCGTGGTCGGGATAGCGGTGCTCGAGGTCGCGGCCCACCATGTCCTTGATGATGCGGTCCTCGGTCACCTCGGCCTTGGCGATCGTCTCGATCGACTTGCCGTCGCGGATGACGGTGACACTGTCGGCGACGCGTTTGATCTCGTTGAGCTTGTGGCTGATGATGATCGAGGTCACGCCCTCCTCCTTGAGCTGGAGGATGAGCTCCAGCAGGTGGGCGGAGTCCTCGTCGTTCAAGGCGGCGGTCGGCTCGTCGAGGATGAGGAGCTTGACGTCCTTGGACAGCGCCTTGGCGATCTCCACGAGCTGCTGCTTGCCGACGCCGATCTGGCTGATCTTGGTCGTGGGGTTGTCGCGCAGCCCCACGCGCTTGAGCAGCTTCGCCGCTTCGAAGTTGGTCTTGTTCCAGTCGATGAGCCCGGCGTTGGTGCGCTCGTTGCCCAGGAAGATGTTCTCGGCGATGGAGAGGTAGGGGCTCAGCGCCAGCTCCTGGTGGATGATGACGATCCCCTTGGCCTCACTGTCGCGGAGGCTGCGGAACTGCACCTCCTCGCCCGCGAACACGATCTCGCCGTCGTAGGTGCCGTGCGGGTACACGCCCGACAGCACCTTCATGAGCGTGGACTTGCCCGCGCCGTTCTCACCGCAGATCGCATGGATCTCCCCCGACCGCACGGCGAGCGTGACGTTCGACAAGGCCTTCACTCCCGGGAAGGTCTTGGTGATGCCGCGCATCTCCAGGATGTTCTCTGACACGTCTCCGACTTCCTCGTGGATGGGCTGTGTGAGCCGTGGCGATGGACGGGGACCGGAGCCCCCGTCCATCGCCGGAGCGGATCGGACCTTACAGGCCGAGCTCCTCGGCGGTCCAGTAGCCGGTGTCCACCAGCGACTGCTCGACGTTGTCGGCGACGACCGGGACCGGCGACAGGAGGTAGGACGGCACGACCTTCACGCCGTTCTCGTACGTCTCGGTGTCGTTGACCTCGGGCTCTTCGTCTTCGAGGACGGCGACCGCCATGTCGGCGGCGACCTTCGCGAGCTCGCGGGTGTCCTTGAAGATCGTCGCGTACTGCTCACCCGAGAGGATCGCCTTGACCGAGTCGACCTCGGCGTCCTGACCGGAGATGACGGGCCATTCCTCGCCGACGGTGTAGCCGGCGTCGGTGAGGGCGGAGATGATGCCGCGCGAGATGCCGTCGTACGGGGAGAGCACCGCGTCGACCTGCGTGCCGTCGGAGTAGTTGGCGGTGAGGATGTCCTCCATGCGGCTCTGGGCCGTCTCGCCGTCCCAGCGCAGCGTTGCCGCCTGCTCGATGTCGGTCTGGCCCGACTGCACCACGAGGGTGCCGTCGTCGATGAGCGGCTCCAGCACGCTCATGGCGCCGTCCCAGAAGAAGGTCGCGTTGTTGTCGTCGAGCGATCCGGCGAACAGCTCGATGTTGAAAGGCCCGGCCGGCGCGTCGGCGGCGGGTTCGCCTTCCAGGTCGGACAGGCCGAGGCCTGCGAGCACCGACCACGCCTGCTGCTGTCCGACGAGGAAGTTGTCGAACGAGGCGTAGTAGTCGACGTTCTCCGAGTCGCGGATGAGGCGGTCGTAGGCGATGACGGGGATGTCGGCGTCGGCCGCGTTCTGCAGCACCTCCGAGAGCGTCGTGCCGTCGATCGAGGCGACGATGAGCGCCTCGGCACCCTTCGTGATCATGTTCTCGATCTGCGAGACCTGGGTGGGGATGTCGTCCTCGGCGTACTGCAGGTCGACCGTGAATCCCTGCTCCTCGAGCGTCTCCTTGACGGCGTTGCCGTCCTGGATCCACCGCTCGGAGCTCTTGGTGGGCATCGCGACGCCGATGAGGCCGCCGTCACCGCCGCCGCTGTCGCCGCTGCCGCTGCCCCCGCCGCTGCAGGCCGAGAGCATGAGCGCGCCGGCGGCGATCGTTGCGAGAAGAACCTTCTTCGCCTTCACTGGGTGTCCTTTCATGGGACGTCTTCGTCGTGGTGTGGAGTATTCAGTTGTGCGACTGCTGGCCGTAGACGTTCTGGTAACGGTCGAAGAGCCGGTCGATCGCCTCGGGCGGGAGAGGGAGGAGCTCCCCGCCCTGCCGGGCGTGGTGGACGGTGCGGGCGACGTCTTCGAGCATCACGGCCGCTTTGACGGCATCGCGCGCACTGGAGCCGATCGTGAACGGCCCGTGATTCTGCATGAGGACCGCGCGCGAGCGGTGACCGCGCAGGGTCTCGACGATTCCGCGGCCGATCGAGTCGTCGCCGATGATCGCGAAGGGGCCGACCGGGATCGGCCCGCCGAACTCATCCGCCATAGCGGTGATCACGCACGGGATCTCCTCACCGCGCGCGGCCCATGCCGTGGCGAAGGTGGAGTGCGTGTGCACGACGCCGCCGACCTCCGGCATGTTGCGGTACACGTAGGCGTGCGCGGCGGTGTCGCTCGACGGTGACCGGTCACTGCCGGGCGTTCCGGGGATCACCGCGCCGTCCAGATCGCACAGGATCATGTTCTCGGGGGCGAGGTCGTCGTACGACACCCCCGACGGCTTGATCACGAAGAGCTCGGCACCGGGCACGCGGGCGGACACGTTGCCCCCGGTCCACACGACCAGGCCGTAGCGGACGAGCTCACCGTGCAGCGCTGCGACCTCGGCGCGTGCGCGTGCGACCGCCACTTCGGTGCGCGCGCTCACGACGTACGCATCCTGGCCATCGGAGTGGGTCGTGGGCATTCCGTCGGACTCCTTCGTCAACCGTCGAACGGCCATGTGACCGTTCACATCGAGAAACTATAGCCATACCTGCGGGGGGCGGGGCCAGAACCGTCGGTCTCATTCCGGTAACGGCGGTCAGAGCGCGACGGCACGCCCGGTGGAGGCGCGCACGATCAGTTCCGGCTCGATCGCTGCGCTCACCGGCTCCGCGGACGGATCCGCCGTGCCCAGCAGGAGGTCGACGCAGCGACGCCCCAGTTCGCCGAAAT
Coding sequences within:
- a CDS encoding L-ribulose-5-phosphate 4-epimerase, with amino-acid sequence MPTTHSDGQDAYVVSARTEVAVARARAEVAALHGELVRYGLVVWTGGNVSARVPGAELFVIKPSGVSYDDLAPENMILCDLDGAVIPGTPGSDRSPSSDTAAHAYVYRNMPEVGGVVHTHSTFATAWAARGEEIPCVITAMADEFGGPIPVGPFAIIGDDSIGRGIVETLRGHRSRAVLMQNHGPFTIGSSARDAVKAAVMLEDVARTVHHARQGGELLPLPPEAIDRLFDRYQNVYGQQSHN
- the chvE gene encoding multiple monosaccharide ABC transporter substrate-binding protein, which codes for MKAKKVLLATIAAGALMLSACSGGGSGSGDSGGGDGGLIGVAMPTKSSERWIQDGNAVKETLEEQGFTVDLQYAEDDIPTQVSQIENMITKGAEALIVASIDGTTLSEVLQNAADADIPVIAYDRLIRDSENVDYYASFDNFLVGQQQAWSVLAGLGLSDLEGEPAADAPAGPFNIELFAGSLDDNNATFFWDGAMSVLEPLIDDGTLVVQSGQTDIEQAATLRWDGETAQSRMEDILTANYSDGTQVDAVLSPYDGISRGIISALTDAGYTVGEEWPVISGQDAEVDSVKAILSGEQYATIFKDTRELAKVAADMAVAVLEDEEPEVNDTETYENGVKVVPSYLLSPVPVVADNVEQSLVDTGYWTAEELGL
- the mmsA gene encoding multiple monosaccharide ABC transporter ATP-binding protein, producing the protein MSENILEMRGITKTFPGVKALSNVTLAVRSGEIHAICGENGAGKSTLMKVLSGVYPHGTYDGEIVFAGEEVQFRSLRDSEAKGIVIIHQELALSPYLSIAENIFLGNERTNAGLIDWNKTNFEAAKLLKRVGLRDNPTTKISQIGVGKQQLVEIAKALSKDVKLLILDEPTAALNDEDSAHLLELILQLKEEGVTSIIISHKLNEIKRVADSVTVIRDGKSIETIAKAEVTEDRIIKDMVGRDLEHRYPDHEPQIGEELLRVEDWTAHHPQDPSRVIVDKVSLTVRAGEIVGIAGLMGAGRTEFAMSLFGRSYGTRISGRVFMRGKEIKTRTVSEAIDHGLAYATEDRKTYGLNLIEDIKRNISMASLRKLEKGGLVNDNEEFRVANEYRRDLNIKAPSVLARTGKLSGGNQQKVVLSKWIYSDPDVLILDEPTRGIDVGAKYEIYTIINRLAAEGKGIIVISSELPELLGISDRVYALSEGRITGELPIDEATPESVLKLMTMENPR